Proteins from one Oryzomonas sagensis genomic window:
- the metK gene encoding methionine adenosyltransferase has translation MAAKNHLFTSESVTEGHPDKLADQISDAVLDALLEKDPLARVACETSVTTGLVVIIGETSSSGQINAVRVARDTIADVGYTSAELGLDSEHSAILVSLDQQSPDIAQGVDTALEHRSGSSHDGYLDSVGAGDQGMVFGYATDETEAYLPTSIALAHGLTRRLASARKSGDIPYLRPDGKSQVTVQFEDGKPVRIDTVVISAQHNPDVELEQIRQDIIAKVVKPVIPEGLLDDTTRYFINPTGRFVVGGPHGDAGLTGRKIIVDTYGGVARHGGGAFSGKDPTKVDRSGAYAARYVAKNIVAADLAKRVEIQIAYAIGVARPVAVFVETFGTGKLSDDKLAELINRQFDLRPAAIIEQLDLRRPIYRQTAAYGHFGRTDLDLPWERTDRVAALAKGL, from the coding sequence CGGTCACCGAAGGGCATCCCGACAAGCTTGCCGACCAGATATCCGACGCGGTACTGGACGCCTTGCTCGAGAAGGACCCGCTTGCCCGTGTTGCCTGCGAAACGAGCGTCACCACCGGCTTAGTGGTGATCATCGGCGAGACATCCTCATCCGGCCAGATCAACGCGGTACGGGTGGCGCGGGACACCATCGCCGACGTCGGTTACACCAGCGCCGAACTGGGGCTGGATTCTGAGCACAGTGCGATTCTGGTATCCCTGGATCAGCAGTCGCCCGACATCGCCCAGGGTGTCGACACCGCCCTTGAGCACCGCAGCGGCAGCAGTCACGACGGCTACCTTGATTCGGTGGGAGCCGGCGACCAGGGCATGGTTTTCGGCTACGCCACGGACGAAACCGAGGCATACCTGCCCACCAGCATCGCCCTGGCCCACGGCCTGACCCGCAGGCTGGCAAGCGCCAGGAAATCGGGCGACATCCCCTACCTGCGGCCGGACGGCAAGAGCCAGGTCACGGTGCAGTTCGAGGACGGCAAGCCGGTGCGTATCGACACGGTGGTCATCTCGGCCCAGCACAATCCCGACGTTGAACTGGAGCAAATCCGGCAGGACATCATCGCCAAGGTGGTCAAGCCCGTCATCCCGGAAGGGCTGTTGGACGATACGACCCGCTACTTCATCAACCCCACCGGACGCTTTGTGGTCGGCGGTCCCCACGGCGACGCAGGCCTGACCGGCCGCAAGATTATCGTCGATACCTACGGAGGCGTGGCTCGCCACGGCGGCGGCGCTTTTTCCGGCAAGGACCCCACCAAGGTCGACCGTTCGGGCGCCTACGCAGCACGTTATGTGGCCAAGAATATCGTTGCCGCCGATCTGGCCAAGCGCGTGGAGATTCAGATCGCCTATGCCATCGGCGTGGCGCGGCCGGTGGCGGTCTTCGTGGAAACCTTCGGTACCGGGAAGCTCTCCGACGACAAGCTCGCGGAGCTCATCAACCGCCAGTTCGATCTGCGTCCGGCAGCCATCATCGAACAGCTCGACCTGCGGCGGCCGATCTACCGCCAGACCGCGGCCTACGGCCATTTCGGCCGCACCGACCTGGACCTCCCCTGGGAGCGCACGGACCGGGTTGCCGCACTGGCCAAGGGGCTCTGA